A section of the Delphinus delphis chromosome 1, mDelDel1.2, whole genome shotgun sequence genome encodes:
- the LOC132417949 gene encoding LOW QUALITY PROTEIN: large ribosomal subunit protein eL31-like (The sequence of the model RefSeq protein was modified relative to this genomic sequence to represent the inferred CDS: substituted 2 bases at 2 genomic stop codons), with protein sequence MAPAKKGGRKKKGRSAINEVVTREYTINIHKRIRGVGFKKRAPRALKKIRKFAMKEMGTPDVRIDTRFNKAVXAKGIRNVPXRIRVRLSRKRNEDEDSPNKLCTLVTYVPVTTFKNLQTVNVDEN encoded by the coding sequence ATGGCTCCCGCAAAGAAGGGTGGCCGGAAGAAGAAGGGCCGGTCCGCCATCAACGAGGTGGTGACCAGAGAATACACCATCAACATTCACAAGCGCATCCGTGGAGTGGGTTTCAAGAAGCGTGCCCCTCGGGCACTCAAAAAAATACGGAAATTTGCCATGAAGGAGATGGGAACTCCAGATGTACGCATTGACACCAGGTTCAACAAAGCTGTCTGAGCCAAAGGAATAAGGAATGTCCCATAACGTATCCGTGTGCGGTTGTCCAGAAAACGGAATGAAGATGAAGATTCACCAAACAAGCTCTGTACGTTGGTTACCTATGTACCTGTCACCACTTTCAAAAATCTACAGACAGTTAATGTGGATGAGAACTAA